The region GCGGCATCCCGGCTGAGGTGCTGCCGGAATCGGATGGAGCCACCCTGGAATACGGGAGAAAATATACCTCTGGCAAGGAATGTTTTCCATGTGTGGTCACCACCGGGGATATTTTGAAAAAGATTAACGAAAGCGGCTTTGATCCCACGACTTCGGCCTTCTTTATGCCCTCGGCTGATGGGCCATGCCGGTTTGGACAATACAGCCGGCTTCACCGAATAATCCTGAACGATCTGGGCTGTGAAGATATACCCCTTCTTTCACCGGATTCTAAAGATGCCTATTCTCAGTTAGGCGATACCGGCCATAAATTCCGCCGACGTGCCTGGCAGGGGATTGTGATCACTGATATCCTCGAAAAACTAACGCGGCAGATAAGACCTTACGAAGTAAGACAGGGAGAAACGGATGAAGTTTATCAGAGGTATCTAACCCAAGTAATAGAGGCGATTGAAAAGGGAAACGGTAAGGTTTTTGACTTGATGGAAGAGATAGCTGAAGCCTTTGCTCAAATAAAGACTGATCGCCAGGTCGAGCGGCCTATTATTGGCGTGATAGGAGAAATCTATACCCGGGCTAATCGGTTCAGTAATGCTAATGTAATCAGGAAAATCGAGGAATGGGGTGGCCAGGTTTGGTTTGATCCGATATCTGAGTGGTTCTATTATGTCAATTACGGTGTTAAAGAAAATTCTCTCAGGGAAAGGCGATACCTTGATTTCTTAAAGGTTTGCCTTAAGGACAAGATTCAAAGATACGATGAACACCGCTTGATAAAGGCCTTTAGAAGATTTGGCCCTCCTTTTAAAGAACCGGCGATTTCTGAAGTCCTCTCTTATACTGTCCCCTATCTTTCTTCTTCTATTCGCGGCGGAGAAATGGTCCCCAGCGTCGGTAAGGCCATAGATTTCATCCGTCGGGGCGCTTCCGGAATTGTTAACTGTATTCCCTTCACCTGTATGCCGGGAAACGTGGTTACGGCTATTTCCAGACGTGTTCGGGAGGACTTTGGGAATATCCCCTGGCTTAATATGGCCTACGATGGTCAGGAAGAAAGCGGAGCGGACAGCAGACTGGAGGCCTTTATGTATCAGGCTAAGCAATATCAATCTTAGCGCGGCCCCCCGCTTGTTAGAGAGCGAAAAAGTCTGATAATCATATTTTTGTATTTTTTACTCTTTTGTGCTATTATAGTAGCTATGAAGGATAAAAAGATTCAGGAATTAAAAAGATATTTTGAAGGGAAAAAAGAAGTAGTTTTAGCCTTTTTATTTGGCTCGCAGGGAAAAAATATCTCAAGGAGTATCTCTGATTGGGATATATCTGTATATTTTAAACCTAAGGAATATCTGGAGTTAGAAACTGAGGAAGATTATCCTGATGAAAAAGAAATTTGGGCTGATCTGGTAAATATCTCTGATAATTCTGAAATCAGCGTATTTGCCTAATGTTTTTCAGGTTAAGAGAATTGACAGATGAAAATGCTCTGTCATGAGTGTTTCTAAGTCATATTCTCGCCTAATCTTTCTCGTAATTTGCGTAATACTATACTTTTGCACTTTTTGAGTGTCTGATAGCACTCAGTGGACAATTATGATGGTGAATAAATTGGTTTCTCAAAAGGAATTAAGTCATCAAATGGATAATCTCCTCAGGAGTAGCAGTGGAATTTTGAAAGTTCGCACTGGAAGCGAAATTTCGAAAAACCTTCTGCATGACGAATCTTCTCAGAGCCCGACTTGTTTTGGTAAAGCTGAGAAGAGAATTTTGCTCTTGAACCTGGAGCCAATCGGAGTTCATATCGGTAAGGATAGTGAGTCTCCAGAGACAAAAGCTTACCAAAGACAGCCCTATGAAGCGAGTCATAGCTTGGAAGCTGGTGGATTGGTAATCTGTGAAACCAAAATGCTGCTTCAAGTCTCTGATACCCAATTCTAGGGTGAACCTGAGAGCATAGATTTGGATGATCTGAACTGGAGAGAGAGTCAGATCGGTGGAGAGCAAGATGATGGGATCTTTTTGGGTCTTGATCACTACTACTCGAACTTTCTGGCTCAAGACATCTTTGATCCAAAGATCCCTGGTTACAATCTGAAGAGTATGAGTTTTCCCATAGATAACGACAGTGATTTCTTGGAGGGGAAAGAGATTGAGCAGTTGGGCTATCTTCCATTTTTTGCCTTTTCGGGGTTCGGTGGGTTTCCTGCCTCT is a window of bacterium DNA encoding:
- a CDS encoding nucleotidyltransferase domain-containing protein → MKDKKIQELKRYFEGKKEVVLAFLFGSQGKNISRSISDWDISVYFKPKEYLELETEEDYPDEKEIWADLVNISDNSEISVFA
- a CDS encoding transposase; its protein translation is MANLISGHSNPFGFVVNPAGIATAMNFWDAVCPLIAQLQQMLGSVRLRVVADAYFSKAPFINWMLSLHVHVITRMRIDAVGWDDPQPEPPVASEKKKRGRKPTEPRKGKKWKIAQLLNLFPLQEITVVIYGKTHTLQIVTRDLWIKDVLSQKVRVVVIKTQKDPIILLSTDLTLSPVQIIQIYALRFTLELGIRDLKQHFGFTDYQSTSFQAMTRFIGLSLVSFCLWRLTILTDMNSDWLQVQEQNSLLSFTKTSRALRRFVMQKVFRNFASSANFQNSTATPEEIIHLMT